A single genomic interval of Piliocolobus tephrosceles isolate RC106 chromosome 7, ASM277652v3, whole genome shotgun sequence harbors:
- the NUDT18 gene encoding 8-oxo-dGDP phosphatase NUDT18: MASEGLTGALAAVLAGQGPSVQSCDSAPAGEPPVPVRLRKNVCYVVLAVFLSEQDEVLLIQEAKRECRGSWYLPAGRMEPGETIVEALQREVKEEAGLHCEPETLLSVEERGPSWVRFVFLARPTGGILKTSKEADAESLQAAWYPRSSLPTPLRAHDILHLVELAAQYRQQARHPVILPQELPCDLVCQRLVVTFTSAQTVWVLVGTVGIPHLPVTACGLDPVEQRGGMKMAILRLLQECLTLHHLVVEIKGLLGLQHLGRDHSDGICLNVLVTVAFRSPGIQDEPPKIRGENFFWWKVMEEDLQSQLLKRLQGSSVVPVNR, encoded by the exons ATGGCCTCGGAGGGCCTGACGGGAGCGCTGGCTGCCGTGCTGGCGGGCCAGGGGCCGAGCGTGCAGAGCTGCGACTCGGCGCCGGCCGGGGAGCCGCCGGTGCCCGTGCGGCTGCGGAAGAACGTGTGCTACGTGGTGCTGGCCGTGTTCCTCAGCGAGCAG GATGAGGTGCTACTGATCCAGGAGGCCAAGAGGGAGTGCCGGGGGTCGTGGTACCTGCCTGCGGGGAGAATGGAGCCGGGGGAGACCATCGTGGAGGCGCTGCAGCGGGAGGTGAAGGAGGAGGCGGGGCTGCACTGTGAGCCGGAGACACTGCTGTCCGTGGAGGAGCGGGGCCCCTCCTGGGTCCGCTTCGTGTTCCTCGCTCGCCCCACAG GTGGAATTCTCAAGACTTCCAAGGAGGCCGATGCGGAGTCCCTGCAGGCTGCCTGGTACCCACGGAGCTCCCTGCCCACTCCGCTGCGAGCCCATGACATCCTGCACCTGGTTGAGCTAGCCGCCCAGTATCGCCAGCAAGCCAGGCACCCTGTCATTCTGCCGCAAGAGCTACCCTGTGATCTGGTCTGCCAGCGGCTCGTGGTCACCTTTACCAGCGCCCAGACAGTGTGGGTGTTGGTGGGCACAGTGGGGATTCCTCACTTGCCTGTCACTGCCTGTGGCCTCGACCCTGTGGAGCAGAGGGGTGGCATGAAGATGGCCATCCTGCGGCTGCTGCAGGAGTGTCTGACCCTGCACCACTTGGTGGTGGAGATCAAGGGGTTGCTTGGACTGCAGCACCTGGGCCGAGATCACAGTGATGGCATCTGTCTGAATGTGCTGGTGACCGTGGCTTTTCGGAGCCCAGGGATCCAGGATGAACCCCCAAAGATTCGGGGTGAGAACTTCTTTTGGTGGAAGGTGATGGAGGAAGACCTGCAAAGCCAGCTCCTCAAGCGGCTTCAGGGATCCTCTGTTGTCCCAGTGAACAGatag
- the FAM160B2 gene encoding protein FAM160B2 produces MLSRLGALLQEAVGAREPSIDLLQAFVEHWKGITNYYIETTDENTPAKKTDIPWRLKQMLDILVYEEQQQVAVGEAGPCLEYLLQHKILETLCTLGKAEYPPGMRQQVFQFFSKVLAQVQHPLLHYLSVHRPVQKLLRLGGTAPGSVTEKEEVQFTTVLCSKIQQDPELLAYILEGKKIVGRKKACREPTPLPKDTASHRDKDCSHDGAPARAQLDGEPCGAQALNSHLPAETEELDGGTAESNLITSLLGLCQSKKSRVALKAQENLLLLVSVASPAAATYLVQSSPCCPAIVQHLCQLYRSMPVFLDPADIAALEGISWRLPSAPSDEASFPGKEALAAFLGWFDYCDHLITEAHTVVADALAKAVAEKFFMETLQPQLLHVSEQSILTSTALLTAMLHQLRSPALLREAVAFLLGTDRQPEAPRDNPHALSAHLIGHCDHLSDEISIATLRLFEELLQKPHEGIIRSLVLRNLEGRPYVAWGSPEPESYEDTLDLEEDPYFTDSFLDSGFPPRAKPRLAPATSYDGKTAVTEIVNSFLCLVPEEAKTSAFLEETGYDTYVHDAYGLFQECSSRVASWGWPLTPTPLDPHEPERPFFEGHFLRVLFDRMSRILDQPYSLNLQVTSVLSRLALFPHPHIHEYLLDPYISLAPGCRSLFSVLVRVIGDLMQRIQRVPQFPGKLLLVRKQLTGQAPGEQLDHQTLLQGVVVLEEFCKELAAIAFVKFPPRDPRQNLSPAPEGQV; encoded by the exons CGCGAGCCCAGCATTGACCTGCTGCAGGCCTTCGTGGAGCACTGGAAGGGCATCACGAACTACTACATCGAGACCACAG ATGAAAACACCCCCGCCAAGAAGACAGACATTCCCTGGCGGCTGAAGCAGATGCTGGACATCCTGGTGTATGAAGAGCAGCAGCAGGTGGCTGTGGGTGAGGCAGGGCCCTGCCTGGAGTACCTGCTGCAGCACAAGATCCTGGAGACTCTCTGCACACTggggaaggccgag TACCCCCCAGGCATGCGGCAGCAGGTGTTCCAGTTCTTCAGCAAGGTTCTGGCGCAGGTGCAGCACCCCCTGCTGCATTACCTCAGCGTCCACAGGCCTGTGCAG AAACTCCTCCGACTTGGTGGGACAGCTCCCGGATCCGTTACAGAAAAGGAGGAGGTGCAGTTCACCACCGTCCTCTGCTCCAAGATCCAGCAGGACCCAGAGCTGCTCGCCTACATCCTGGAA GGTAAGAAGATTGTAGGTAGGAAGAAGGCATGCAGAGAACCCACTCCCCTGCCTAAGGACACAGCCAGCCACAGGGACAAGGACTGCTCCCACGATGGTGCTCCTGCCAGGGCCCAGCTGGACGGGGAGCCCTGTGGGGCCCAGGCCTTGAACAGCCACCTGCCTGCTGAGACCGAGGAGCTGGATGGTGGGACTGCAGAGAGCAACCTGATTACCTCCCTGCTTGGGCTGTGCCAGAGCAAG AAGAGTCGGGTGGCCTTGAAGGCCCAGGAGAACCTGCTGCTCCTGGTGAGCGTGGCCTCCCCAGCAGCCGCCACCTACCTGGTCCAGAGCAGCCCCTGCTGCCCTGCGATTGTCCAGCACCTCTGCCAGCTGTACCGGTCCATGCCTGTCTTCCTGGACCCCGCAGACATTGCTGCCTTAGAGGGCATCAGCTGGAG GTTACCCAGTGCCCCATCTGATGAGGCTTCCTTCCCTGGGAAGGAGGCCTTGGCTGCCTTCTTGGGCTGGTTTGATTACTGCGACCACCTTATCACAGAGGCACACACG GTGGTTGCAGATGCCTTGGCGAAGGCTGTGGCTGAGAAGTTCTTCATGGAGaccctgcagccccagctcctgCATGT GTCCGAGCAGAGCATCCTGACCTCCACCGCCCTCCTCACGGCCATGCTGCACCAGCTCCGCTCCCCTGCGCTGCTGCGGGAGGCCGTGGCTTTCCTCCTGGGCACAGACCGGCAGCCTGAAGCCCCTAGGGACAACCCCCATGCCCTGTCCGCTCACCTCATCGGGCACTGTGACCACCTCTCTGATGAG ATCAGCATCGCCACGCTCCGGCTGTTTGAGGAGCTGCTGCAGAAGCCCCACGAGGGGATCATCCGCAGCCTGGTCCTGCGCAACCTTGAGGGCCGCCCTTACGTGGCCTGGGGCTCACCGGAGCCTGAGAGCTATGAGGACACGCT AGATCTGGAGGAAGACCCCTACTTTACCGACAGCTTCCTGGATTCCGGCTTTCCACCTCGTGCAAAGCCTCGCCTAGCTCCTGCCACCAGCTATGATGGCAAAACAGCAGTGACCGAAATCGTCAACAG TTTCCTGTGCCTGGTCCCCGAGGAAGCCAAgacctctgccttcctggaggAGACGGGCTATGACACATACGTCCACGATGCTTATGGCCTG TTCCAGGAGTGCAGCTCCCGCGTTGCGTCCTGGGGCTGGCCTCTGACCCCCACACCTTTGGACCCCCATGAGCCGGAGCGACCTTTCTTCGAGGGCCACTTCCTCCGAGTGCTGTTTGACCGCATGTCCCGGATTCTGGATCAG CCATACAGCCTGAACCTGCAGGTGACCTCGGTCCTGTCCCGGCTtgccctcttcccccacccccatatTCATGAGTACCTCCTGGATCCCTACATCAGCCTGGCCCCCGGCTGCAGAAGCCTATTCTCCGTGTTGGTGAGG GTAATCGGGGACTTGATGCAGAGAATCCAGAGGGTACCCCAATTCCCAGGCAAGCTGCTCCTGGTGCGCAAGCAGTTGACGGGCCAGGCTCCTGGGGAGCA GCTGGACCACCAGACCCTCCtccagggcgtggtggtgctggAGGAGTTCTGCAAGGAGCTGGCTGCCATTGCCTTCGTCAAGTTTCCCCCACGTGATCCTCGCCAGAACCTCTCCCCAGCCCCGGAAGGGCAGGTCTGA